TTACCGGAAATTCAGGTCCCCTCCCTACCGCCTGCTCTTTCTCAATTACGACTACTTCCTGCAAGACTACCTCATCAACGAACTCAAGCGGCAGGGGCATCAGGTCATCCTGCTTCCCTTCCCCCAAAACATCCCGGTGGAAGAAGCCCTGCGCACCATCCTTACCAAGGCCGCCGAAGTTCGACCCGATGCCATCCTCACGCTGAATGCCCTGGGCCTGGATAATCACGGCCATACCCTCTCCGTCCTCTCGGAACTGTCCCTGCCCGTCATTATCTGGTACCTGGATAACCACCTCTTCAAAGGGCCCTACCTCCAGGACCGCTCCGCCCAATGGACTATCGTCTTTACCTACGAACGTGCACTGGAACCCACCCTGACCGAGGCCGGCTTCCAGCACGTCTTCTACCTGCCACTCGCCTCCGATCCAAACCTCCCCGGATCTGGCAAGGATAGCCGCTTCAAATCCCTCCGCAATAAAATCACCTTCATCGGGGGAACTTTTTCCAGCGCCATTGAAAGCCATTATGAGCCCGAGTTTGAGCAGGCCTATCAGGAATGGCAGCCTGACTTCGGTGCCCAGAAACAAAGGCACGGCCGCATACACCTGAATGCCCTC
The DNA window shown above is from Candidatus Neomarinimicrobiota bacterium and carries:
- a CDS encoding glycosyltransferase, with amino-acid sequence MKINAPKLKAHFDYRKFRSPPYRLLFLNYDYFLQDYLINELKRQGHQVILLPFPQNIPVEEALRTILTKAAEVRPDAILTLNALGLDNHGHTLSVLSELSLPVIIWYLDNHLFKGPYLQDRSAQWTIVFTYERALEPTLTEAGFQHVFYLPLASDPNLPGSGKDSRFKSLRNKITFIGGTFSSAIESHYEPEFEQAYQEWQPDFGAQKQRHGRIHLNALFAPHRNRFSSPEVFFRFMAYVIAKETFRYRAERLAYLKDTPLTVFGPAEWKDHLPDAMVQPPVDYQTVTPLIYRNSAVNLSLTTLQQETALNQRYFDVPLCGGFLLGEWQESLAEHFDVDKEVVYFRNDEELKEKARYYLNHPAERQRILDKARQRVLNEHLMQHRVTTMLDHIRQVCD